TTCTGTGAATGAACTATACGTCTAATGGAATCGACCACAgcaaacctgctgctgcagctgctgcacgagAAACAGGCGTCACAGGGGGGCGGTACCATTTCCTCACGCTGTTACACAGAAATTGTGTCAACATGATGATGGCCCACTTGGCTTTTTTAGGGCCAGTGCTCTGTGTTTTCATCCTTCCTGTCCCCAAAGCCATTAAAGTTGAGAGCAAACTGTAATGTCACAGATGACAAAGCTGATCCCGCTGCTCGTGACGTCGAAGGGGTCGTATTGCATCCTTGTTTATTGTCTTATTTGTTTTGACCTGCTTAAGTAGCTGTTTTGGACTGAGACGCAGGCACGTGTGTATGCATCCATTACCCGTGCTGCGTTTGGAATAATGATCAGAGGATCATGATCAAGCAGCCATTAGCATGTTCTTCAGGAAACGTACAGTGATGTAAATTACAGGGTACATTTAGATTTAAATGGCAACCTACTGGAGGTTTCTAGGATCTACTGAATATTTGACCTTTACTATAAAATGACTCTCACCAAAGATCCATCTACGCGAAGGCTGCACCATTTGCTACAGTTGTTAGCTGCTTAGCAACCAGGCAATGCTTCAACAAGCAAAGCAAGCAGATGACGAAAGACCGGCGTCCTCTTGGGGATCATACGCCTTACGTCAGGTGCGATTTCAGAATTTGAAGTATTGTGAGTCTGCTGTTGTTCATTCTCCTGGGGCAGCAGGGGGTGGGCACACAGAAACCTGTTTCATTTGCTTTCACACTCTGTCTGTCAGGGTGAGAAAGTAAATGTTCCCCGCCCGCTGGGGCTTCCGCGGCCCTCAGAGACATGCCTTCTCCTCTTTGTTGCAGAttatcacactctctctttatTTGTTCAGCAGAGTGGCAGAATGATCAGAGAAGGTCACACGTCTGGCAAAGGTGAGGCAAAGCCAGgggtctggcaccaacaactgCAACACATCCTGCTTTAATCTAGACGGGTTAGGATCCCAGACTCGGTGTGCAGCTCCCCGTCAAGCTAgtcaggttcttttttttaaaaaaaacaacaaaataatcgTGATTTTTAAAGTTTCCATTATGACTTTAGCAGGCTGCTTAACAAAGGGCCACTCTGATTAGAGGCAGCAAAATTTGGGACCCGTAATTGGTGTAGTCTCCCAAGCAACATTAATTTTAGACGTCTTTGAGTGAGACAGGCCTGCTTACATGCTGTATGTTAAAGTGATGCTACCAAAGAACCAATGCCCGAGAACTAAAGTGTTAAGCATCTTAATTTGTATTCAGATGAGCAGAAAAATCTCTGacatgagaagaaaaaaatgttatGTACAGGTCATTAAAGCTTGCCTCCTTTGGTCATTTAATTGGTCCTGGGTAACTGTCACCCTGGAAAGCAGGCATTTGACATCTGGTATTTCGAGCTACGATGACTCCATATAAATCTCACAAAGGGGGGCATAGCTGAAGCAGAGCGGAGGCTAAATTCAGAGGCTTGATTCATTAGCTGTGGGAAGGGGAGAAAACCATCTCTGATGTGACGATACGGAGCCGCAACACAACCAGATTCCTTAGGCAGTTATCACACACTGCcatggaaaagaaaaacggcaaaaaaatgaattttattGGCAGAAACAATCActgctttgctgtttttacGTCAGTAGGCCACAGATATCTCTGAAGAACACTTTAGCTTTGTGTAGACTTAAATGACTTAGCCTATTCTCTTCCCCATTTCTGCCAAACTTCCAGGATTTCAAACTCCAAACTATCACGTCTAGAGCTCATTTTAGTATTTTTGTCAATGAAACAGATGGTAAAAAGGAGCCACCTGTTCCTTTTCTCACTTGTTTGCACACTGGGGTCTGAAGCTTTGCCAAGCTGTAATTCTGACTAATATGGTTCCATTTGCATTCTTGGACTTTTCTTCAGTGCCTGTTTTCCACTAGTTGAAACAACCATATTTATCAAAATGAGATATACATTATGGTGCTGTAACACGTGATGTGCGTAACACAGGATGAAATAAGCAGCCAGCGGCCACCAGACTCGCCACATAAGGTCAAACTGTCGAGCAAGAGCGATGCACGGACGCGGTCTTATTACAACCTTCACATGTACTTTGTAATAGCTGCACAGTATGACTTCTTTCTTTATTGTCGATCTGGGATCTGTAATGTTTGCTTTGCCCTGAACTGTCAATATTTGTACCTGGCAGCTGCTGACGCCGCCGTCATGTTATTGGAGTGTGAGTGGAGATCACCGCGGAGGGGCAGGGGAGACCTTTGTCACGTCCTCGTGGTTTCATGGCCTCCATCGCACCAGATATTCATCGAATGGCTGTGGGCTCATACTTTGGCTGTGCTAATCTTCATATTTccctggatgtttttttttctgtaatcACATCAGAGTCCAGACGGCAAAAGGGTAATTTCCCTTGCTGCTGTGTGATGTAATAACTGTATATTGGACAGGGAAACTTGGAATCCCCTGGATCATTAGGGCTTATTTATTCCTCGGTAACTCTAACACATTGAGTCTGCTGTATTGACACATACAAGTCAGTCCAATCCGTTAGAGTCCATAAAAACTCCCAGTTTAAAGCTCCCGGATTAGTTAAATGCAACTACTCAATTTCCATTCCTCAaaggtaaagtgtgtgtgtagtaGTTTCACACAATTTATCCTGTTTATTCGGCAGCGATAAATGCAGCACTGCCTCCATAAAATGGGGATTCCAGGAATGTGTCAGGAGATAGTAACAGTTCAGCTGTCAACACTTTTAACATTTACTGCTCTGCAAAGTGCTTGGAAGGAGCTGTGATTCTTCTGCTCACACTGTAATAAAGCGCCATCTTTAATTTCTAGAATTAATGTTAAACTGCGCTCCGCAGCCAAAATCTGCCTAATGGAACCTCGACAGAGAAACCTCTAATTTATGCTAATTGCTTTGACCCAGGCGACAGAACTCTTGTTCCCCCTCCTCAGGCTTCTTCTGTGACTCTTCTCTCTACTAAATCATGTTGGAGAACCTACACCGACAtcctttaattcatatttaaatAAGGCTTTCTATCATTTGCGATCTGGATTGTTTCAAGTACTTCCCCCCTAAGAAGTTCTTCTTCAGGTTTTCCTGCTCACAGTTGGTCACTGTGCATGGTCATGGGGGCATAATGGGCCTTTTATTCTGTATGCTAGCTGAAGAGACACGGTTTGTTTTGAGACATTACCGTAAAACTAAAAGaactaaaaataataaagttCCACCTAACTATAAGTGGCTTTCTGAGGATTACAAACATGTGGAATGCAGTGATAATTTGAGTCATCAGGCAGTCCGAAAACAGAGGGATCCATCCTGTGAATGAATGGATTTATTGTAGTCACACACAAATAGCCCATAAATTACTGCACAGAtctcctccactgctgctgttcTTGTCTTTCATTAAGGTTTCATCCCATTCTTGGAAAGGTTTGGTGAgaatttcagtcattttctgAAAGTACCAGTTGTTGGAAACGGTCCATGGGAATGGATAACTCGGGAAAGTGGGAGTTAGATGATCATAGATGGCCATTTGATGGTCATTTTGCCAAATGTAAATGGTCATTTTGTGAACCTCCAACTCTGTTTTAAAAGAACATTCTCTGgaatcaataaatcaacagATGGAACAAAGTGTGTTGGGTAACAATGGACCCTCAGGAAGCGTCTGTCCTGTCAGGTCAGCTGCTTTAGAGAGACGGTTGTCTGAGGCGAGGGATTTTCTTACTGGGtcttatattattatattaggTTTCAGCATGTAATATAAATTGATCTATTTTGGGTTCCTCATAAATCAGGCTTTTGTTTTGGTCCCTCCTCCTtgtctttcatgttattaaaaagtctgtcttctctcctccgGACCAAAAGGGATCAAAGTTTTTCCACTAAAATGTCTCTAGTGGCAGCGAGATGAGTGACAACTGCATTATGAGTGACTTTCAGCTCGGACCCCATTATCAAAGATGGCGTCAACCATCAAAGGTGTTCATAATCATGAGGAAGCTGTGGGTTCATTGGCAGTTGCTAGGCAACTACAGCAGTGTTATGCAGCAGGAAGATTAGTGGTGTTGGAGAGCTACAAGACAGGCGAGGGTATTTTATCATCATTACCATAGAATGAAGAGGGTTGGAAGGGGTGCTGGTAGAGGGGGGAGGTGCCAGCACACCTTCAGatcactgccgaggtacccttgagcaccAGAGCACCTAGAATGTTTTTACTCCTTTGAATGTCACCTTCGTGATGACTAAGATGAGGGTCATTATATGATTGTGAAAGAGTGTTTTGATATGAATCATAGTGATATCAGCAATACTGtgtaacagttaaaaaaaaaaaaaaagtgccgtGTGATGCATTTTACTTTACTGGTGGAAAGGTATTTCATAGCTAATTTCTTGTAATAATTCAaattttaaatttcatgaacTCTGCTGGATTCGGTGTTTTCAGCATTAAAGATTCAACGTGTCTTTTTTCCATTGTTTCTGAACATATCCGGCTAAATCACACTCTCTTTTGCCTGTCATTGTTTTTCGTTTTCACATTTCCAACtggcaccacttcctgttgataTTGGAGGGTGAAAATCTGCTCCTCTGAGGGGCTGAACAGATGCCTCAACACATGCGCTGTAACCTTCTGCAGTCCTGTGCATACGCACGGATTCAGAAGAATCCTGAAGGTGTTTACTTGCTAATTCAACAAATGAACATGAGCATTTGAGTGCGACGCTAAACTTCCTGGCTTCCCCCAGTCTCCCATTAATGGTCtctttattgggtttttttcctcagtAATCCATCTTGTTTGACTCTTGAGAATTGTCCCGCATACAGGAATGTTTGATGAAGCTGTTGAGGATCTTTCAGGCCTCATATAAAAATAGCCCCCATTCCACAAGCAGAAATGACAAATCATTATTTCACACAGCCCAACAAATGTGGTTGGGACCACAGGAATATATTAGAATAAatagaagagaaagagagcaggCATCCCTCAGTGGAGGGCTAATCCAAGAACTCGTCAATGAAAATACCAATTAACCCTCCAGTGGGAAACACAGTAGTCCTGTTTCCATCTCTTTCTTTAATACCAGTCAAAGAACTATTCAAAAAGAGGGACATTGAACAtttttgtggtttatttttatcCCCCAGAACACAAAGAGCCTTTCAACAGCAATAGAAAGAGTTAGCTTTGCTTGTACTTCGGCTTCATTCACACAGAAGTGTGAATCTTTTCAACCAAGAACCTGCTTCTATCGGCTTCCCAGCAAACTCTGGAACATCTGGTTCTTGCTTCCAGTCTGACTCTAGGAGGATTTTATCAGTTGCCTGTTACACCCATGTTATGTCATCATTCCATCATCCCAGACTCGAGGGATTATGGTAACTGGGTTGGGTAAACCTAAAATTattactttgattttttttttttttttttgtcgagTCATCCTTCTTCCCATTCCTTCATTCATTCCTTGTCTTTAATAGACACCACCCTGACTGCTGCACCCTCTTTCCCTGCTCAGGTGTGTGCACCATGACGTCCAAATCTCACCCTCCTCTGATGAAGAAGCACAGTCAGACGGATCTCATAAGCCGCCTGAAGAGCCGGAAGATCCTTGGAGTTGGCGGCGAGGATGACGAAGGCGAAGTGCACCGCTCAAAGGTCAGAATACATCACGCgatgttttattcatctcaacttttctttctgTCGGGACGCATTTGCACAGCAAACAGCTCGGCTGTTAATCGCAGCATTTGTTAAACAGCAATGGAAGACGAAGAGTTATAGATTACTCTTAAAAGCCACGTCAGTCTGCTAATTGCCACATCACTCTTGTGATGTTCCCATTGTGCACTTTTGGTTCATTGAATCTAGAGCGCACGATCCCGTGGGCTCGTCCAGCTCCACTGAGAAATGCACGCCACCCCTGGGAGACTTGCTGTGTCCTCCTACTCAGCAATTATAGGCTCTCTAACTATATTTTGTTGTGCACATCTATGCTACTTTGGTGTGCATGACCTCAGTGTTTTAATCAGTATCCTAAGCAAGTTTGGATAATGTCTGTAACTTTAGAACGGTCAATGCAGAGGGTAACTGGATACATGGTCATGAGATCTGTTGTGCTTGTTTGAGTCACTGGGCTCCATATTCAACTGTACCATGACCCAAATGTCCCCTCGGTACATTGTGCTGTTGCCCTTGACTTCTTCTACTTGTCCTCTTCTCAAGTGTTTGTGGTAAAGGGACCCAGGGGTTGTAACGGTAAGGTTAGCTGCATAAGTGCAGATTTAGAGGAGAAACACTTGACTCTATCCGTGTAAACAAAAGAGGGAAGTGTTCTGcgtcttcctgtgtgtttgttctcctTCCAGATAagaacttttcttttcctgctcaAGTAACGGAAGgtgcatttttttatttgtgacTTTGCTTCTTTTAAAAGACCCAGTCTGCATTTTAACGCGGTCTTAGGACTGCATGCCGCAGTTTCACGTGCATTTATAGCAgttgtttatttcttcattcATTCAATCATCTAACATCCGACTGAAGGTTTATCACACATTATAATGAAATAACAAGCATTAAATTGGCAGAGGGCATCATGTCCATGCCCTCTGGTTACGTTTTCCCACTGTTTACTGAATATAACGGCAATTGCTGATAATCTTCTCTCTGAAATAATCTGTatatttcctccttttcctgatTCTCCCTCCATCGTCGACACCCATCGGTTCTGTTCCTCCCCAACATGGCCCGGTTGCATCGGTTGACTCCCAGATCCTTTGCATATTTTTCATGCTAGTCATGAATATTTATGTGTTCTTGTCAGAACCAGCCCCTGCAACCACGGCGCTGCTGCCCTCATCTCCTGCGAACACGATGGCAACTGCCACAGTTGGATTGATATTATGTGTGCGCTGATTTTACCAGTTCTCTCCGCAGCACAGTCTCTTTCCCCTTAATCCAACGTGTTCTGTTAGCTTTATTTTCCATATTTGAGCTTTATTAACAGGGGACAGAGAGCACTTGTGTTTTTCAACAACTGTGTTTTAAATATCAACACAATTGCTCATAAAATTCATGAACTATATTGCAAACTTGTATTAACTATTTATGTGTTGTACAAGATGATGTCTTGAGCTCATAACACCCATGTTCTGCTCATTTCTGGGCCCATAGATAAACTCTTTGTAGCTGATAGTGGGAGATGTCGGTAAACACTCCCAGTCAGAAAAAGCTTAGCTTTATCAGCTTTAGTGGGTTTCGTGCTTGAGAGTATTTTTAGTTTCCCTGTCTCACTGTAACACAAGAACATTTGTTCTGAGGGAAGAGAGGTTCGATGATGAAGGCACGATGATGTTGAGGTGTTAGGAGAGAGTCTGGATTATAAATTAAAGGCTTCTGGTTGCTAATTTACTCTAATTTATTGTAAATTTCCTTGGGTCTGCCTTTTCATTATTAAACTGGTATTAACAGCAGCAATGTCATATTATGTTATGACATTGCCATTTAATCAGCAGAGGTTGATTCACTGGGAGATAATAGACTCTAATTATCATCTCAATAGGCTCAGTGGAAGCTctgcctctttcctctctctcccttctcacCAGTGTGCTGCACATCGGCCTTGTTGACACCAGAATGCACCTCCACAGACAGCACTTAAGCCGTGGTTATGTGGCACTTTGTCGAAGGCTGTCATCGTAGATGCGGGTTAAGATGAAATGATTGCCGTTATGTTTCCATCCTTCTGAGcgatttcctttttcctttgtcTTGCCTTATTCCTGCACAGATCAGTCAGGTTCTGGGGAATGAGATCAAGTTTGCCGGGCGGGAGCCCATCGGGCTGAGGTGAGACATTTTGTTTCCAGCGCAGCTCATTGCTGTAAcgttgatgatgtcatccgtGCGTCACCTCCGGTGAGGTCCGACAGATGACAGGCTGAGAAAACAAGCGTGCAGTTGAGTAATAGTGTAACGTCTCCTTACAGGCTCTGGATACTCATCTCAGCCATCGGTTTTACAGTGATGGCCCTGATGGTGAGTGTTGCTAAAAACATCACTAAAGCCCAGGCATGAAGTTCACTGCTTTTGTCCTAAACTTTAttggtgtgagtgtgttgttATGAAGAAAAACCTTATCCAATTTTAGAAAGGGCGGCGCTATGCGGACCCAAATCTAAGCTACAGTGGAGTCTTAACACGAGAAAAAGCCTTCTCTTTGTGAGCCACAATGTGTAATTATTCAATATCTTCAGTGTCCATGATGCACATAATGGCTGTGATTCTCAGACAGGAGGACTGCATATAGGGTGTCACGTTTTGGGGCATGTGCTGGGACAGAACAGTCTTGTGTTGCTATGACAAGGgttgtgctgtgctgttgttttcctttacaCAGGCCCTGGTGTTTCCTAACCAACTCTACGAGGTTGTTTTTGAGGAGGAGCTCTCCACAACTAATATCTCTGTCCGCCTTTATGGAGGCGCGCTGCTCAGTAAGTCCTCACTCCTGAAATAACGGGAATTCCTGGCAACACAAGTCATTTTAATTTTGATAGCATCGCAGTGGCGGTTGTGATTATGTCTCCTTATGCATTTCTTCGCACAATCAGGTGATTATTAAAAAATGTTCCCATCCTTAGGCTACCAAATCAAATGTGCAGCGTGATTTCATTCGGTTGTTTGTCAACATACATGATTATTCCATGAATAATTCCTGGGAATCCATCAAAGGCTCCCGATGTGTTTCGTTTATCAGCTTTGTATCAGTTGGAAACACGGTGAGCGATGGCAGGGACGGGATGTGATCGTGTGTTTGTATAATTGACACGTGTTTTCTAAAAAGTCTTATTCATCTGTGGTTTCAATGACACCATACTTCCAAGCCTCATCTCTTAATTGCCACTTTTTGTGAATGGGAGTTGCATGTgtgctggagcctctcccagcagTCCAACCAGAGGCTTTCTTTTTCGATATATATCCGGAGCACCTCTGGAGAACATACAAACGCCAAATTAAAGGGCTAAACCTGCATCAAAGCCAGAATCTGCTCCCATGAAATGGCTCATTAGTGGCTCCGTGCAGCCCTTTGATGACACCACATTACAGTAAAATGTTGGAACGCCACTTAAAGCAACTAACACCGCTGGTTACTGCTAAAGTGCTAACAGCACCTGCTGACTAATTTTCACCCTTTCAGTAACTTCGGATTTCACATTGTaattttttgtttatttgtaatTCCACCTAACTGAGACACTTATAGCTTTTAAGGCCAAAGGTACATTGACTATGTCAGCAATCATTTTAATGGCTTTAGTTTGAGAAAAGGCTGGCAGGTAAGTGGGTGAGCCGGTCCTTCACTTAGTGTGATTACAGGGATTGAAAACGGAGGATAGCAGTCAAAACACACAatcgcagtgtgtgtgtgtgtgtacacaatATACATATACTGCACATATGTATACTGTTTAAACATGTATACcatatacatactgtatatatcatCATGATCTGCCTATTTTATGAAACCTGAAGAAAACTGAAATCAAACGATAGCTTGAGAATAGCAATGAGAATCTAGCCATAATTTTTCCCAAGAATGGTCAAAGGGGTTTGAAGGGTGGTCTTTGATGATGTGCCACACAAATGAAACCTTGCAGGCAAAATGTAATCCAGCAGCCCTTAGACCTCTATCTGCCCCTGCTCATATCCATTAGCTCACCAGGATTTGGGGGTAGCagggaaatggaggaaaatgaacTGGAATAAGTGAGACGGCACCATTGAACACAAGCCTTATCAGAATCGATGAATTCAAGCATTGAACAGAATCAATAGGCCCATTGTCACCATGTGCACATGGCATCACAGATTAGTtaggctccagctgcagctgctctgataAGGCTTTCTGTTAACAGTATTGCCCATTGGACATGTAAGAGTCTTCTTTCCTAAGCTTCCAATGTAttctattttttctttgttgtgttcTCAACCCTATAAATTTCCCTTTGTGCTGTAATTTCCCAGGCTTGGCCCTGATCATGTGGAATTGTCTCTACACCGCAGAGAAAATCGTTATCCAGTGGACGCTGCTCAGTGAAGCCTGCTACTTCACTGTTCAGTTTCTAGGTGATTTAACATTTTCAGTGCACTCTTTAAT
The nucleotide sequence above comes from Takifugu rubripes chromosome 9, fTakRub1.2, whole genome shotgun sequence. Encoded proteins:
- the tp53i11b gene encoding tumor protein p53-inducible protein 11b codes for the protein MTSKSHPPLMKKHSQTDLISRLKSRKILGVGGEDDEGEVHRSKISQVLGNEIKFAGREPIGLRLWILISAIGFTVMALMALVFPNQLYEVVFEEELSTTNISVRLYGGALLSLALIMWNCLYTAEKIVIQWTLLSEACYFTVQFLVTSITLIEIGILPNAAVLLLLSRVLFLVVTMAYYYHLGRKPKKI